From one Thalassospira lucentensis genomic stretch:
- a CDS encoding helix-turn-helix domain-containing protein codes for MIMVATRNSIPVYKLYGETGETAPGTAEQIAISEPEFFHLESIPSRSKLHDLHIQPHRHANLFQLLYITRGHAGIEFDDRQFTMQVGQILTMPPGTVHGFRFSPDIDGWVISLTDYHLQEILSPAPKLLARLDRPLCVDGSGTADQPGPTDFLIRQLVAEYYGHNTGRLYALRNILGLLLLGIGRDAPSGDPARLSRKEQKTAKFRKFQSLIETFYKQHKPLEFYAREIGITTTQLNRIAKDIYGMTAIEVLHHRLILEAKRTLIYTDIAVQQIADELGFRDAGYFSRFFAKKAAMSPMQFRQDHR; via the coding sequence ATGATCATGGTCGCAACCCGCAACAGCATTCCGGTCTACAAGCTTTACGGTGAAACCGGCGAAACCGCACCCGGAACCGCCGAACAGATTGCCATTTCCGAACCGGAATTCTTCCATCTCGAAAGCATCCCGTCGCGATCCAAACTGCATGACCTGCACATCCAGCCGCACCGTCATGCCAATCTGTTTCAACTGCTTTACATCACACGCGGCCATGCCGGGATCGAATTTGACGACCGGCAATTCACCATGCAGGTCGGGCAGATCCTCACCATGCCGCCCGGCACCGTTCACGGCTTTCGCTTCAGCCCCGATATCGATGGCTGGGTCATTTCACTGACCGATTACCATTTGCAGGAAATCCTTTCCCCCGCCCCCAAACTGCTTGCACGCCTTGACCGGCCGCTTTGTGTCGATGGATCGGGAACCGCCGATCAGCCAGGCCCCACAGATTTCCTGATCCGCCAACTGGTCGCGGAATATTACGGACATAATACCGGGCGGTTATATGCGCTGCGCAACATATTGGGGTTGCTGTTGCTCGGCATCGGGCGCGATGCTCCGTCGGGTGATCCGGCGCGCCTAAGCCGCAAGGAACAGAAAACCGCCAAGTTCCGCAAATTCCAGTCGCTGATCGAAACCTTCTACAAACAGCACAAACCGCTGGAATTCTACGCCCGCGAAATCGGTATCACCACGACACAGCTTAACCGCATCGCCAAGGACATCTATGGCATGACTGCCATCGAAGTCCTCCATCACCGCCTGATCTTGGAGGCCAAACGCACCCTGATCTATACCGACATCGCGGTTCAGCAGATCGCCGATGAACTGGGCTTCCGCGATGCCGGATATTTTTCGCGCTTTTTCGCCAAAAAGGCCGCGATGTCACCGATGCAATTCCGACAGGACCATCGATAA
- a CDS encoding host attachment protein, which translates to MHKNQWILVADGGRAHVVAVTFDAEGRHLETVTEMQADNRSSREIASDKPGRGFNNPGGNQQRHAMPPSTDPHEHAQMEFVDDVVNYLTDKRKHGKFDNLIVIAPPKVMGEVRNKMPKPLAEALDGEIVKDLTKIPLDDLPKHLSGTGGWL; encoded by the coding sequence ATGCATAAAAACCAATGGATACTTGTTGCCGACGGCGGTCGCGCCCATGTGGTGGCCGTCACGTTTGATGCCGAAGGACGGCATCTGGAAACGGTCACGGAAATGCAGGCCGATAACAGGTCGAGCCGGGAAATCGCCAGTGACAAACCGGGACGCGGTTTTAACAATCCCGGCGGCAACCAGCAGCGCCACGCCATGCCACCATCGACCGACCCCCATGAACATGCGCAGATGGAATTTGTCGATGATGTGGTCAATTACCTGACCGACAAGCGCAAGCATGGCAAGTTCGACAACCTGATCGTGATTGCCCCGCCCAAGGTGATGGGCGAGGTGCGCAATAAAATGCCAAAACCCCTGGCCGAGGCGCTTGATGGGGAAATCGTCAAGGACCTGACCAAGATACCGCTTGATGACTTGCCCAAGCATCTGAGCGGGACGGGTGGCTGGCTTTAA
- a CDS encoding ABC transporter permease — translation MSHDISEVRAEPQSAASPASQVRFRATGFNPKANPVAAWGFFVAVIALWQLGSSTGVISELAMPSPVAVAKALWQLIVTGDLWLHLGASLQRLVGGWIMGTVAGLFVGFLVGMFSWARSPGVAFVSALFPIPKIALLPLFIIWFGIGEPSKFATIAFGVFFPTVINTFGGVDNVQRNLIRMGQSFDLPMWSVIRKIILPGALPTILSGFRISSSIAIILLIAAEMIGAQYGIGALILAAGNLYQSDQLIAGVVVLSLLGLCVSWLLGRLDRWLLAWR, via the coding sequence ATGTCGCATGATATCAGCGAAGTCCGGGCAGAACCCCAAAGTGCAGCGTCCCCAGCAAGTCAGGTGCGGTTTCGCGCGACGGGGTTTAACCCGAAGGCCAATCCGGTTGCGGCGTGGGGCTTTTTTGTGGCCGTGATTGCGCTTTGGCAATTGGGATCAAGCACCGGGGTGATCAGCGAACTTGCGATGCCAAGCCCGGTTGCGGTGGCCAAGGCGCTTTGGCAGTTGATCGTCACGGGTGATCTTTGGCTTCATCTTGGCGCGTCGTTGCAGCGGCTTGTTGGCGGCTGGATCATGGGGACGGTGGCCGGGCTTTTTGTCGGTTTTCTGGTCGGGATGTTTAGCTGGGCGCGGTCGCCCGGTGTGGCGTTTGTATCGGCCCTTTTCCCGATCCCGAAAATTGCGCTTCTGCCGCTTTTCATCATCTGGTTTGGAATTGGTGAACCATCGAAATTTGCCACCATTGCCTTTGGCGTGTTTTTCCCGACCGTGATCAATACATTCGGCGGGGTGGACAATGTGCAGCGCAACCTGATCCGCATGGGGCAGAGCTTTGATCTGCCGATGTGGTCGGTGATCCGCAAGATCATCCTGCCCGGTGCGTTGCCGACCATTCTGTCGGGGTTCCGTATTTCATCCTCGATCGCGATTATCCTTTTGATTGCGGCTGAGATGATCGGGGCGCAATACGGCATCGGGGCGCTTATTCTGGCAGCAGGGAACCTGTATCAGTCCGATCAACTGATTGCCGGTGTGGTGGTTTTATCGCTTTTGGGGTTGTGTGTTTCGTGGCTTCTGGGAAGGCTTGATCGCTGGTTGTTGGCATGGCGATAA
- a CDS encoding ABC transporter ATP-binding protein encodes MRLQIKGICHSYDQVEALRDIDFGIEPGEVVALIGPSGCGKSTLLSIIGGLLAPTRGEILICDKATPEGCLNPLTYVFQDFALLPWRTVAGNISLVLEDHGLSKADRDARVAEVLEQTNLWDFRDAYPKQLSGGMKQRVGIARALAVRPAVLLMDEPLSALDAQTRILLLDEFAALFARTGMTAVYVTHNLNEAVRLANRVVALRRRPGTIKEIHTIDIPIAERREGMPELIAHESALWNLIRDEAIAADKELENVA; translated from the coding sequence ATGCGGCTGCAAATCAAGGGCATTTGCCATTCATATGATCAGGTCGAGGCGCTGCGCGATATCGATTTCGGGATCGAACCGGGCGAGGTCGTGGCATTGATCGGGCCGTCGGGCTGCGGCAAATCGACATTGCTGTCGATCATTGGCGGGTTGCTGGCCCCGACACGCGGCGAGATTCTGATTTGTGACAAGGCGACGCCCGAGGGGTGCCTTAACCCGCTGACTTATGTGTTTCAGGATTTCGCGCTTTTGCCGTGGCGGACGGTGGCGGGCAATATCAGCCTTGTGCTGGAAGATCACGGATTATCCAAGGCGGACCGTGATGCGCGGGTGGCCGAGGTGCTGGAGCAGACCAATCTGTGGGATTTCCGTGATGCGTATCCCAAACAGCTTTCGGGCGGGATGAAGCAGCGGGTCGGGATTGCGCGTGCATTGGCGGTGCGGCCGGCGGTTTTGCTGATGGACGAGCCGTTATCAGCCCTTGATGCGCAGACGCGGATTTTGCTGCTGGATGAATTTGCCGCGTTATTTGCGCGCACCGGCATGACAGCGGTTTATGTGACGCATAACCTGAACGAAGCCGTGCGGCTGGCCAACCGGGTGGTGGCATTGCGCCGTCGCCCCGGCACGATCAAGGAAATCCACACAATCGATATTCCGATAGCAGAGCGGCGCGAAGGCATGCCGGAGCTGATCGCGCATGAGAGCGCCCTTTGGAACCTGATCCGGGATGAGGCGATTGCGGCCGATAAGGAGCTTGAAAATGTCGCATGA